The Fusarium oxysporum Fo47 chromosome II, complete sequence genome includes a region encoding these proteins:
- a CDS encoding uncharacterized protein (of unknown function-domain containing protein), which translates to MSSWETTALRLHGNVAADSTPSSLHKSLPLLPKRNVKARTASGVKGVSSQEKSHRTKGWKPLSLSTPMLLAMIALTILLAVAVETLAQRSATQGGLALSPSLDDMPGMLWSWIDLDVKRMQPWFELSKREGATAENSLFLDYQYEFVALVPFKSAKRKHWPVFFGGTAMVIVFWALTPLQSALLGTGIVKQTDMTTLVNRSQLLPVAEHVVVLDPEFLNTGYAIGWLGQQFPAFTTPEYALLPFYAGTSPKLANLENRQAVPSNITAETTKLWTELNCWPAEIARKGIRSKEEFNFLNGQGCNTTAGFGARNETRMFYIGFYTSPYSDFQIENPRCGRTPDSIHQFLAIWAKAIPVDWDPSPTFNISAMFCQPQYFKQKVLATVNAETFEPDRGSILELGPRETLSDNEFNRTAFEYLIANGMAETPITKDYPFNAVVEQHPRLNHTNLTFPVSNMVGFALAGKDLDKDQYVHHDILHKAYNDAHKYLFSIATTTILMNSTTFSNKTVSVEYFMTGVIVSRTFATAVECFLLIVAIFTGLVLWFSRAAPSNLPVNPSSIRRYIDLFGDSPEALSTFKPVGYTDDKGLLEEFKMDNFQMIAKDNGTRVELLIHSRLQAPESYNKSVPKDYYDPVKPLALKKWAGLLFIVSLIGAMAFLSYLKQQETILNGLIRPSNNFEVRQLLENYIPTIFATLVEPFWVLLNRLLCVLQPFKDLSEGKAKPKNTIDATYTSIPPQLVFWRALKSKHFVLVLVCSMALLANLLAVGLGSLFNENITTANYTVTMIPNFAPRFNNDSVFELTDFLQRDLITTSFYQDHFYIAMANITSGTLLPPWISQEYYFQKHQLKDSTFNRTGDLYTISTRGFGASANCSAIPTHELTTKYEIPEFWPEYRMNLSQCTTDDQFVAKAVPVIRQATNNRSTGVSAIEYSHTVDSTFSSPPCARTMTFGWGRTLEAKNINGTVEASFMVCRPIFQTAMFNVTIDPLGNVISYEKTSDLKATMDYNNSSLHTDIIFQTYNPRWNTDPQWHNHTLSMNWMSHLIMVINGSRSTLDPKTPTPDSKDLIPVVSDIYRRVFAIFLGLNDHIFENNDEGESVAAVRHTKETRIFMEDASFIITMTILALNTIVAGLFYIKTVAFVLPRMPTTLGAVVAYFAPSRLATVAYRDAPGRSSRTISFGRYIGADGKVHVGIEADPHVVPIDPSSLGPQRNYFKFLRFRGGKNMDKPDRSETWL; encoded by the exons ATGTCGAGCTGGGAGACGACAGCCCTTCGGCTGCACGGCAATGTGGCCGCCgactcaacaccaagctctcTACACAAGAGTCTACCACTACTACCAAAGAGAAATGTCAAGGCCAGGACAGCTTCAGGCGTGAAAGGGGTATCTTCGCAAGAGAAAAGCCACAGGACGAAAGGATGGAAACCACTCTCGCTTTCGACGCCGATGTTACTCGCTATGATCGCACTTACGATTCTTCTCGCCGTCGCCGTTGAGACATTAGCACAGCGCAGTGCAACACAAGGTGGTCTCGCTCTCTCACCTTCTCTTGATGATATGCCCGG TATGCTTTGGAGCTGGATCGATCTGGACGTTAAGCGGATGCAGCCATGGTTCGAGTTGTCTAAACGTGAGGGCGCCACTGCCGAAAACTCACTGTTTCTGGACTACCAATACGAATTCGTGGCTCTTGTTCCTTTCAAATCAGCAAAGAGAAAGCATTGGCCCGTTTTCTTTGGGGGAACTGCTATGGTCATCGTCTTTTGGGCACTAACACCCCTTCAGAGTGCTCTGCTTGGTACAGGTATCGTAAAGCAGACTGACATGACCACACTCGTGAACAGGTCTCAGCTGCTTCCCGTTGCCGAGCATGTTGTGGTCCTTGATCCCGAGTTCCTCAATACAGGGTATGCCATAGGCTGGCTCGGTCAACAATTTCCTGCCTTCACGACGCCCGAATATGCGCTCCTCCCATTTTACGCAGGTACAAGCCCCAAGCTTGCTAACTTGGAAAATCGTCAAGCAGTCCCTTCGAATATAACCGCAGAAACTACCAAGCTTTGGACTGAACTCAACTGTTGGCCTGCTGAGATCGCAAGGAAAGGTATCCGAAGCAAGGAAGAGTTCAATTTTTTGAACGGACAAGGTTGTAATACAACCGCTGGGTTTGGAGCAAGAAATGAGACAAGAATGTTCTACATTGGCTTTTATACCAGTCCTTATTCGGACTTCCAAATCGAGAACCCAAGATGCGGGCGGACTCCTGATTCAATACATCAGTTCTTGGCGATCTGGGCCAAAGCTATTCCTGTCGATTGGGACCCATCGCcaaccttcaacatctctgCCATGTTTTGTCAGCCTCAGTACTTCAAGCAGAAGGTTCTGGCAACAGTCAACGCGGAGACCTTCGAACCAGATAGGGGATCTATCCTGGAACTTGGACCACGAGAAACTCTTTCAGATAATGAGTTTAACAGAACTGCCTTTGAGTATCTCATTGCAAATGGGATGGCAGAGACACCGATTACGAAAGATTATCCCTTCAATGCTGTTGTTGAACAACATCCGCGACTGAACCACACCAACCTCACGTTTCCTGTATCTAACATGGTTGGCTTCGCATTGGCGGGAAAGGACTTGGATAAGGATCAATACGTACATCACGACATACTGCACAAAGCATACAACGACGCTCACAAATACCTTTTCTCGATTGCAACAACGACTATCTTGATGAACTCGACCACCTTTTCTAACAAGACTGTATCTGTCGAGTATTTCATGACTGGGGTTATAGTCAGTCGAACTTTTGCGACAGCGGTGGAATGTTTCTTGCTCATTGTCGCCATTTTTACAGGACTTGTTTTATGGTTTTCGCGGGCCGCACCAAGCAACCTGCCAGTAAATCCGTCTTCGATAAGACGTTACATCGACTTATTCGGCGACAGCCCGGAGGCACTCAGCACATTCAAGCCTGTGGGTTACACTGATGATAAAGGCCTTcttgaagagttcaagatggACAATTTCCAGATGATAGCCAAGGATAACGGTACTAGGGTAGAATTACTGATTCACTCGAGGCTTCAAGCACCAGAATCTTATAATAAGTCTGTTCCAAAGGACTACTATGATCCTGTCAAGCCTTTAGCCCTCAAGAAATGGGCCGGTCTCCTCTTCATTGTCTCCCTGATCGGCGCCATGGCTTTTCTGTCGTACTTAAAACAGCAGGAAACCATACTGAATG GTTTGATTCGTCCTTCCAATAATTTCGAAGTCCGTCAACTATTGGAGAACTACATCCCGACTATCTTCGCAACACTCGTTGAACCCTTCTGGGTCTTGTTGAACAGACTGCTTTGCGTTCTTCAACCTTTCAAAGATCTTTCGGAAGGGAAAGCAAAACCAAAGAATACGATTGACGCTACATACACTTCAATTCCGCCCCAGCTGGTCTTTTGGAGAGCTTTGAAATCAAAACACTtcgtccttgtccttgtctgTTCCATGGCTCTCCTTGCAAATCTTCTCGCTGTTGGCCTCGGTTCCCTTTTCAACGAGAATATTACAACTGCGAATTATACGGTCACCATGATCCCAAATTTTGCGCCACGATTCAATAATGATTCCGTCTTCGAACTCACTGACTTTTTACAACGGGATCTCATTACTACTAGTTTTTACCAAGACCATTTTTATATAGCAATGGCCAACATTACTTCGGGGACACTTCTTCCCCCTTGGATTTCACAAGAGTACTACTTTCAGAAACACCAACTCAAAGACTCGACTTTCAATAGGACCGGAGATCTTTACACTATCAGTACAAGAGGCTTTGGTGCTAGTGCTAATTGCAGTGCTATACCAACTCATGAATTGACCACTAAGTACGAGATACCAGAATTCTGGCCTGAGTACCGGATGAACCTGAGTCAATGTACAACTGATGACCAGTTCGTCGCAAAAGCCGTACCGGTCATTCGCCAAGCAACAAATAACCGATCCACGGGTGTCTCAGCGATAGAGTATAGCCACACAGTCGACAGCACTTTCTCCTCGCCGCCTTGTGCGCGAACGATGACTTTTGGATGGGGTCGTACTCTAGAAGCGAAGAACATTAACGGCACAGTCGAGGCCAGTTTCATGGTCTGTCGTCCAATATTTCAAACCGCCATGTTCAATGTCACAATCGATCCTCTAGGTAATGTTATCTCCTATGAGAAGACGAGCGATCTCAAGGCCACAATGGACTACAACAACTCAAGTCTGCATACCGATATCATATTTCAGACCTATAATCCGCGGTGGAATACAGATCCTCAATGGCATAACCACACACTCTCGATGAATTGGATGAGTCATCTCATTATGGTTATCAAtggttcaagatcaaccctCGACCCGAAAACTCCCACGCCGGATTCGAAAGACCTGATACCAGTTGTTTCTGACATATACCGCCGTGTTttcgccatcttcctcggcctAAACGATCATATTTTTGAGAATAATGATGAGGGCGAATCAGTTGCTGCAGTACGACATACAAAAGAAACTCGAATTTTTATGGAAGATGCgtctttcatcatcaccatgaCAATACTTGCCCTGAATACCATTGTTGCTGGCTTATTCTATATCAAGACTGTTGCTTTTGTCTTGCCACGCATGCCAACGACTCTTGGTGCAGTCGTTGCGTATTTTGCACCAAGTCGTCTTGCTACTGTGGCTTACAGAGATGCGCCAGGTCGATCCTCTCGGACCATTAGCTTTGGAAGATATATTGGGGCGGATGGGAAAGTACACGTTGGGATTGAGGCAGATCCTCACGTTGTGCCTATTGATCCTTCATCACTCGGACCACAaagaaattattttaagtttCTTAGATTCAGGGGGGGAAAGAACATGGACAAGCCGGATCGAAGTGAGACATGGCTTTGA